The Cryptococcus deuterogattii R265 chromosome 4, complete sequence genome segment GAGTTAttggacgaggaagggCACGTCTGGGTCGGAGTAGATATAGCACCTAGCATGTTGGGTAAGTCAGATAACATGCTGTAAAGATCCTTATTTGCTTACAAGGCGCTTAGAGGTTGCCCTGGAACGAGAAGTCGAGGGAGACTTGTTTCTACACGATATTGGACAAGGATTCGGTTTTAGACCAGGTACATTCGATGGTGCTATAAGGTGAGTGATCCTGTTGTAGAACTTTATTGTCTGACAAAACCAAGTATCTCCGTGATTCAATGGCTTCTCAACGCGgactcttcatcccactctcctcctcaacgTCTTAATCGCTTTTTCACCACCCTTCATGCCTGCCTTCGTAACCCCTCGCGAGCAGTCTTCCAATTCTACCCATCTTCTGATGACCAAGTCACCATGATCACGACAGCTGCCCAGCGAGCAGGTTTCGGTGGTGGTCTTGTAGTGGACTATCCGAACTCCAGGAAGGCTAGAAAGATGTACTTATGTTTGATGGTTGGGCAGCAAGAAATACCCAAAGCATTAGACGGGGATGAAATGGATGTCGATGAAGAAActatggagaagagaagagatgaaattAAAaatgagaggagaagacggcGGGAAGCTAggagaaagacaaagaagggcaagaaggacGTCAAGGCGAAGGAATGGAtcttgaaaaagaaagacctTTACAGGACAAGAGGTAAAGAGGGGTAGGTCTAGTTGCGCTCCGCAAAGCTAAAACATGCCCGCTGACCCGTTCCTTTCCAGCGTCCCTCGGGATTCAAAGTACACTGCTCGAAAACGAAAGACTTATTTCTAAAGAGACGTGTGTATCTGCAGGTCGTACTCTCATTTCCGCAGGCCTTTCAAAGACCAATTTATGACTATGCATGACTTTTTACTAGATGCCAACTTTCAAACAAGCTAGCTTATAATTGACATGGTTTATTCAATATAGCAATTAACTGGAGAGGGCCCAGGTGCTCATCTTAAACATAATTCCAGGACACGATTGCTGCATGCTATGTTTGGCAAAGATTCGGCTTCAAAGTGAAACCAAGAAGCAAAACATCGAGAGCCGAGAGATTCATTTTATGAGCCAGTTGAAccgaaaaaaaatgaagcGGGCGATTGGCCCTCCTGTTGAGCAAAGTATATATGCAGATGTGATCATTCACAAGTAACAATATACTCACTGCGATAATCTAAGCTGTTGAAAGGAGTATGGTACGAAACTTTCACTCGGTGAGTGTAGCAAGGTCCAATCTACCAAAAACTGTAGGTGAGTTGAAGATGCATGCGTACTCACTCTCATAGCAATTATGTGGCGGAACCGTCGGCAATGCACTTGTACCCCGTCGGCCCGCGGTGAAAGATTGCAGCCGTCGTCAATATTTGTAATGACAGATTATATCTTGCCAGACATCGAAGCATCTTGTCCttctgaagaagattattGGAGTCTGTTCAAACTTGCATTGCTGATTACAATATACGAAAGAGTTTGCGTGCTTTGGCACATTCGATTTTTAcgctttgcctttttttggATTTGCACAATGTGTTTGATTGACGGGGGGGAATTTTTGCTACTGAAAAAAGACGGAAACTAATACCTAGGTACTTCGGGGGCGGGGGCAGCAGTAGAACGAGCAGGAGATGCGGAGTACCTGCTTCGTCGGGAACTGAGGGTGTGGTTAGCCTATGTTACATTGTCCTGCAGCCTGCTTACCTTCGCTTATCATAATCATAGTCGGCATACTTGTCATGCTTGTCGTATTTATCGTAGCCATAATCGTCTCTCCTGCTGCGACCTTCATAAGGGTCGCCAGTCCTACGAGAACTGTAAGAGTccctgttttttttttgaagaAATTTGTAAAAACATAGTAAATTTATCAGTGGACGGCCCGTAGCGCTATAAAAGCCGACTTGCCTGTAGCTGCTGTCTCGATCATCATATCTGCTGCTACTTGATCCGTAATAATCACGGCGATCATCGTGACGTCGGTCACCGTAACCTCCTCGACGATCATCATAGCGCCCCCGACCGTAGCTGTCATCGCCTGCTGGATATGAGCTCAAGATTACAACAAAAATTCACTGTGTAAAAAGACTTACGAATCGGTCTCTTGGCACCCATATACTGGCCGGGTGTGGAAGAGTGAGGTTTCTGAGTAGCAGAATAGTCGACGCGAATGTTTCGGCCGTGGAGACTAAGCCCATTGAGTTTTTCAATACAACGAGCCGCATCCTCAGTGGTTCGCATTGTTATAAAGCCGAAGCCTCGAGAACGATCGGTCTAGTTGATTGAGAGTTAACAATAGTAAAAGCTTCGAATGAGGATTATCTACCCTTTGGTCATAAACAATAACAACCTTCTCCACATCACCATATCTCATAAACTCATCCTCGAGGTCTCGCTCACGAGTGCGAATGGACAAACCAAAGACACCGAGAACTGGGTTCGGGTTgactggaggaggagcttgagcagGTCGTCGAGGAGCTTCACTAAGGGATGTTTAGCCACGCGTAATGAGGAAGCATCATATAAATCAAATAGCGATGGCGCGTTGGTATTCGACCAGAACGATGAAACCAACAATCCGGGCAACTTTTGATCAGAAGCTGACTCACAATGCAGGGCGATCGTTTCTATAAGTATCGCCTCCCTTGGCAGAGTACGAGTCATCTCTAAATTCGTCGTCATATTTGGCGGGTGGAGGACGAGTGGAGTATTTGTCCTCCGCGTAGTCTcgtggaggtggagaagcaGCTCGCTCGTCGTACGAATCGCGAGGGGGAGCAACAGAAGGTTCCGGCTGAGACTGAGTAACAAAATATGAGCTTGTGAACAAacaagagaaaagatgcaATACCGTATGGTACTTACCATGATAAATGTTCTAGTGATGTGGAGCAGcagacgagaagaaggaggcgaAGGATTATGAAAGAATCTCTGCTGTGATGGTGTGTTCGTTCATGCGAGATCGAGCGAACGAGGAATGTAAGCGACGCCTAAAATACATAtatattacgtaatacaCATCTTAGTTATTATTACGAGTGTGCTAAATCATGAAACGCCGCCAGGAGAATTGACTGTGGCCATTGTGGATTTTTCCGAACAGTCATTTGACTTACTTGTCCCGAGAGCGAGTTGGAAGGTAAGCTGCTATAACACTGATGTGATGATTTCTATATTCTATGTCGAGTACTTACTTGCGTATTTACGCTGGGCTGGAAGCAGTACATGCAATGCAAAAGCAAAATCCGCCGCAAATTGCTATGTACAAGCTCAGCCGAAGAAGCCAGTGTGATGATAATCATTACAAGCCTGGTTATAAACTACGAACCCACTAGATTCAAGCCTCAAAGTCTATTCCCTTCACCAACATGGAGCCCTCTCAACAACGGCAAATAAACGTCAGCCTGGAGAGTCGGTTCGCGGAATTAATCAAGGGTAATGATCTTTAGGAAAATAGGATTGTGGATGTGGCTAGGAAGGCATCGTTGATGacaagaggtggaggacCCATGTCACTAATGGTGTCAAGTGGAGGCCTAAtgggggagaagatgaggaggaggctcaagaaatggaagaaataAATTGCAAAGTGCAGAGGGCAACTGCCAAACGAGAAGATAACGTTGACCCTTCAAATATATATAGAACTCAGGAATTAAAGGTGAGAGAATGGGAATGAAGGCTTGGAAAATTCGAATCCGCATTGAGAAACTCCAGCATCAAGAAAGTAGACAATAAGAACAAGCACGTCGTCTCTCTACAAAAAAATCAACTCTACCCGTCCACAAAGTGGATAAACATGAACCTTATACTATCCCATCGCCTTTTCATACCTCTGTCAGTTAGGGTATGACTAAAAAATGAGCTTAGTAAGACGTATATGAGGTTTCGATGGCTTAATGGCAGTAGCTTCCGGACCCACGACTGTCGTTCAGCAGACGAAATCCTGGTAGACTACATGGCAGACGCTGGTAACAGAAATGTAATACATCAAAAAACAAATATGTGCTGCCGGCGTCTCTAAAGTCTTGAAGGATCTCTTGTAACTACTGACGCTAATGCGGTAAATGGTCCTGTGAATGAGTTGCCCCAGCTAGAGATGTTCTGAGCTGGTTATTTTTAGATGATGAAATCAAGGGAACATTTAGCGCAGCGAATGCCCTCAGCGGACGAAGACTTTCGTCAAAAGTCATTGGGTTTCATTAAGTCACTTCTAGCACCAGAACGTTCTGGGCACCACATCAACTCCGAACTCATCGTTGAACTATCTCTGTCACGGGGTGCAATGCGGTTCTCGTCTTCGTTGATCGCCTCATTAAGTACGCCATGTTTTTCCCCACTGCCACTCATTGTAGCACCGAGAAGTATTGGGGAGGGGGTTGCCCGTCATTTGGCTGAACCATGTCAATCTGTTCTGGAGTGGGGAACGACGAGTCTGCCAGCATCATGTCGCGCGAAAACAAGTGAGCATCTGAGAAAGATCAAAGATCATGAGAGGCAAATACATGATTGGAAGGGTCATGATTCCTTCTTTCAAGCGTATCAAGGCTTCTCATTTTCTGACCCTATTATCACCTAAGGCAAACTTATTGAGACTTGCAAATCTATCACACCCTATACCAAGCTCTCTGCGACGAACTGGCAGTTTTTTCAGATGAGAATCCTGTGCATGGTGAATATGGGCTCCTCTCAGATTCCAGCCGTACTGCTCCATGATTTTCCCACGCGGGACATCTGGATTCAAGGGTCAATAATCCAGATATTTTGGAGCATTGGCCGAAGTAAACTGACAGCATGAGACGAAGATggtaaggaaaagaaagctggAGATGGACatagagatggaggaaacGGCAGAGATAAATTCCCACCTCTAGGTTAGGCTGGCCGGTGGAAATCAAGCTGGTCACTGAAAGAACTGTCCAGCTCTTAGAGACTGTATAATTTCATAGAAAAAGGATATTATAAAGCTGAAAAGATATATAGAAATCGACAGTCTTGAAAGGCCATTTTGGATTTATTACCCGAAATACAGAAATGTTTGGCTACCAGAAGCATTCTTCATATCTACATTTCATCCACATTTCCTCATTGATAGTTCCTGAACATCATTTAAAAGTATCTATATTCTGATAATGCACACACGTTTGTCCCAGGCCCCATAGGtcttcaaattcttcaAGGCTGCGCTTCGTCTTCGGTCATCGTCTTAGcgttcttcctcatccatcatatCTGGGGCTGCGGTGAAGAGTCAttgttgattttgagcTTCTACTTCCATAATCTATTGTAGAATGCTCGGTCAATAATTCCTCCGTCATCCAACCTTCTCCCCATACTACAAAATTGTATAACAAGAGCAGTTAACGACCATGAGCGTGTCAAGGGCCCTGCCAAGGCGTTATTCCTTGGTATTACAGTCAACCCGAAGATACTCCGCATTACGTAGTTGCGAGacaaaggaagggaaaaaaaaagggaacaATAATAAAGCAAAATATACATCATAATTATTTGGACAGACACACGGCGCTAACTTGAAGACTTTATGCTCATAAGTATGTTCTTCGTTCTCTATATATTCTGCTCTCCGCCCTGTTCAAGTGCCTAATGCTCATATCAGTACCGTGCCAGTGCCGTATCTATGCTGCCGCCGGTGCCAAATTCCAGTATTTTATCCTCGGTCCCAGGTACTGAAATTTGATTTTTGCCGGACCATGTCGCACGTGCCTGTTTTTTTGTTGTAGAGCGCCTAGACTTGTACTTAGTGGATTTGACGGACGCTGTTTGGTGCATCGATGCTAGCACTTGGATCTGAATACAGTATTCGTACGACTTGTACAGCAGCGGTGGTGAATATATTCAGTACCTACCTCTTTTTTGTCAAGGAGTAGCATCAGATGCATGGTGGGTAATCAGTTAGATAAAATGGTCGGTTGGCATTTTGCAGTAGTCCTTGCTTTACCAAAATTTAAGCTTAGTTTGCTTAGCTAATGGGGCCGCGCGTGCTTTTCAGTAAAAATAATATGCAGGAGGTTGCAACAGGCGGTAGACGAAGGCTCAGGATTCGGTCGCTACACGCGACGCGTCTGTGTCCTGAACAGGCACCCCGGTCCCGGGGCCCGCGCACACAGCAAAAATTATGCCATTCTGCATAGCCTAGAGCGAATGGTGACCTTGTATAACTGCCAATACACTAGCACATAGTACATATGCTAGACAGCGGATATGATAAGATGACTGCAGTGCGGtgcatgcatgcatatCTAATAGGCACTTTTCGTCTTATCTCTGACAATGGGTGCGAAGTCCGAATGGGTGCGACAAATTTATTAATAAACAGGCCCTACAAATTGCGGCTCTGACAAACAGCACCCAACAAAATACACAACAAAGCAACTCGCGGGTCGCATAACTTATCGCGTCGCCCCTGGCCCACTGGAATTTCGCTCAAATTAAATCTCAAATAATTCAGCTTGTGCCCTGCTCCCTGGCTGAACTGACGCGCTGGGTGACCGACGGGGCGGTATTTGCTCAATTTTTACCCATCAGCTCGCAATTCCCGATTTACTGCGTAGTTGTGCTCGATCCCCGTTGGATTGAAGAAATCGTAAGAAAAGATATTGAGTATTACGCGGTCCCTTCTTGCCCCCTTTCATATATAATCCACGCTGGCCAttattttctcttttcttcaccacctTTCCTTTGTCTCTATAACGTACATTGTTACGACAATACGCTCTTTCGTCAACTATTTACAACTCCTTTTAATCTAACACAGCCAAAAATTATATAAATCAAGATGTTTGCCCGTgccctcatccttctcgccGCCGTCGCTGGTGCCCTCGCCGACTTGACCGTGTCCACCCCTGCCTCTCTCATCCAATGCCAGCCGGTCCTTCTCTCTTGGTCCGGTGGTACTGGTAAGTCAATTTTCTGCTCGAGGATGGATAAATTGCCATTGGCATCCCTAGACGTgcaggatgaagattggtTGACTAACTTTTCGCTTACCAGCTCCTTACTACCTTGCCATCATTCCCGGTGGTCAGGCTTCTGCCGCCGCTTTGAAGGATTTCGGGGAGCAGTCTGGCACTTCTCTTACTTGGACCGTCGACACTGCTTCTGGCACTTCTGTGTCCGTTAAGGTTACAGACAGCACTGGCGCCATCAACTACAGCAGCCCTGTCACCATCCGTGAGTCCGTGCGATCCTCGGCACAGTGCCAAGCTCATGCATATTTCAGAGGCTGGCTCCAGTGACTCTTGTGTTTCTACTTCTACTGCCGCCACAGGCTCTACTGAGTCTTCTACTGAGTGAGTATCCGACTTGCACTCAATGTTCGCAATTGAACTAATCAATTCATTTGTTCtagatcttcttctgccagCACTGTCGTTGCCGCCGCCGCGTCCTCCTCTGCTGACTCTAGCTCCGCTTCCAAAGCCACCTCGTAAGTCATGCGTAGCTGGGATTTCTAGTACTCGATGAGCTAATCTACCCCAGTTCCGTTGCCAGTTCCGGTGCTTCAAAGGCGGCTTCTGCTTCCGCTAGCGCTTCTACCACCGCCTCTTCTGGCGCCAAGGGTTTCGCCTCCGTCTCCCTTATCGGTACTGCTGTCTTTGCTGTGGCCGCGGGTGCCATTGCTCTCTGGTAAACAGCCGCAGAACGCTCAACTGTCCTTTCGCTTTCGACTCAATACTTAGCTTTATGTTCTACTCAATAGCATCTCACTTTGTGACGGACTTGCATACGAAGATCCATCCTAACGCCTAACATGTCTATACACGTACTTTCATGCATTCCTTCAGTCGTTTGTTGTGAGTAAAAAAGAATGATTCTGATGATATCTTACAAAAGCCTATTGTTCGGACGTCTCAATCTTTAAGCctttgaaaaagagaaagttTCGCTTATGCCAAAATGCTGACCATAAAAATACATGCGTGCTATAACCACTATTCGCTGTCTGTCCCCCACCTTAATCTCTATGATTGTGGTTGCGATCAGCCCATGTATTATCTATAATAGCCAGATCTCCACTTACACTTTGCTCTCTTGCTTGCTAAACGACAGCATTCTCAGCATTGCCGCTGATATTGATTCCTGGAACGTTCGCCCTTTCCTAGAGAAAGCAGACTCAAAGTCTTTCAACTCCCTTgtttcttccacctccgATCCATCAACTTCGTCATCGTTCACCTCTTTGTTAACATACAAGTACCAGTTACTACCGGTACAAGAGTCCGTCCCCTCAACACCCTCAAGCATCTCTTCGCTACCGCAGCAGCAAAGGACGCCATATTGGATCTGCGTATAAGCAGCAACTTCAGTAGACGAGCAGCGAGAAAAGCAAGCTCCAGGAGATGAGACttgatggaggatggaagtggGAGTAAAGTAATTAGAACATCCGAGAGATGCGAAAGAAGATTCTTTCAATAGCTACGATGAATATCCAGTGTATCAGTATCGTATCTCGTTTTCAATTTGAGGTCAACTCACGAAAATGGTGTCAGGTGTAGGTGAACCAAACGCCCcgtgaaagagaagggagaaggcaaTAAGCGAGCAGAAAACAGACCCCAACGGCAACATCGTATAAAGAAGCTGCGGCTGGACGAAAGGCGTGTTATGTTATGAATAGGCAGTGAAAGTTGTATAGAAGATTTCGCTGGCGAGGTTTGAATAATCGACTGTCAAACCGAAATCACGAGGGAACGCTGTTTGTTTTTAGTAGATGGTACTAGAAGTGTTTTTGAGGGGTGGatagcttcttcctcacaaTTCTTTTCTATTATTTATACTATGCCAGAGAGCCCTTTAATATCAGTGATCAGCGCTCGTGCTCGCCATTTGTGGTGGCTTCTTGCGGCTTGCAGTAGCCCTTATTACCCGGGTACCCCAAGTCACATTGTTATGGAGCCTCGTCAGCTACCTTCATTAGCTATGATCAGCTTCCCTCCGAGATCTCAACTGCAGCCGAATGCGGTCAGCGCTGACAATAAAATCCTTGGCCAGTGGCGACTCTATAACTTTTTCGCCAGTAACTGTCGTTAGGTTTGAAACCTTAAATTGACAAGAATTCCGCCACGATAGCACAAAACGCTGTAAAGAtgaccttttctttctttgcgCTTTTCAAACTTTGAATTTTGTTTCAATTAGATCCAGAGCCCCAAATCTTGCTTGACAGAATTTGAAACATGAAATAAAAAGTTATCTTCGCGTAAAAATGAAGGCATAATAAATAATTTTTTGTATAGCTGCAGAACGAAGAAGGTACCGGCGGGAGGTCCAGGAAAGGCCCTGCGGAGTAATCCCGCTATTAGGAGTGTGACTTAAATAATTACTAATACCTATATTGATTATTATTAGTACTCGTACTGGAACTCAGCATTACACACCAACCAACATGTCATGCAACAACTGCATCAATCACGCCGTAAGTAGTACTTACACTCATCATCTATCCATTCTGTGAGTGCTCTGGAGTAACACAAGGGATAAAAGCCGACAACGGCAAAAAGATCCTTTCGACCATGACTTTATTCCTTGCGCCAGTTAATAGTAACATAACAGTCAAGACAAGGGTTAAGCAGGTCAGCTTTTTTTGATCTGTCATAAGTTGCTTATAGAAGTATGTCTTGTCATCCATGCAATACTGGTCCAGCCAGTGGCTCTTCGCTGCTGACTGCCTCCAAAACCGATATTAATAGTCTTGTTGGTTGGGTGTGCATGTGCAATTACAATATTTGTTGTGCTAAGCTGGCAATTGATGATAACCGCAAAAGGACAAAGAGAGTACCGTGTCTTATCTGTGTTGTTCAGGCGCTCAAGTAGTTATACAGAAGAACCAGACTCCTTATCTTTCAATCCATAGTCATATCTGAAGGTTCTTCCTGCATATAGCGCTGTCTTCTCTGATAACCAGCCCCTTCCTCGTCGCTGTGATGAATTGAGTCAGTAACCAGTTACCATTGCTACATTCAGGAGATAAGGGGACCTacacttcttccacttgtCGTTTATTTGCTGCGGCTTCTCTTTTCGCTGCGGTTTCCACCATTTTTTGTGCCATGTAGATAGGTTCGTATTCTTTGAACTGGTTCTGGAACTACAAGTCCAAGATGTCAGGCTCTCATTCATCGGAGATAACTCATTCGCTCACGCTCATTGTGCTCACACAATACCGTTTATTCTGAACATGAGCAAGAGCATGCTCGGCCGTCCAGTTGAATTTCCACATGAGATATCCGACAACAATGGCAGGCGAGAGGGCAATCCCCCCTTTGACCATCATATTTTCAGTAACTGCTGGTGTGAAAACAAGTATCTTTGCTCACCGTTACAATGTACCAAAACAGTCCCACCCATGGAGAATGCCTCCTCCACAAAATCTCTACAGCTAGGGAAAATGGTGATCAAATTTTGATCCTGCACAGCACATAGAAACCATAGTGTCAATATAGATTAACAACAGATATTTCCACATACAGGATGGTCACTGATATTGAGTGTCATGTATTTGAACTCTTGCGGAAATCTTGGAAATATTAATTTGGCCTCCTTCCGGTCTCGGATACAAAGCCTACATCCCACAGTTGTATTAGTTCAATATGGCGGTGCAGCCACAACCCCAAGAGATAAGGTCCAGAATATTACTGACACATGTGTAATTCCCATCTGTTTCATCTTGTTTGAGTTCAGAGATGCTTGGAACGGTCCCAAGTACAAGCCAGGTATTATGAGCTGCGCTTCTCGTCGCATCTCGTACCTGTTACTCTCATTAATCTTTCCCCTCGTCCTCAAACGCCCGAAGCTGCCATGGACATGTGTCACTCACTTCCATTCACTAGTCCCATTGATGATAGTGGAGTCGTTCATCGGCGGAGGCAGGGCACCATTACATTTCGGAAGGCCATTGGGCATCCAAGTAGATGTATTGGATGAGCTTGTGGCAATGGGATTCATGGAGACAGCAGAAAATTTTGCAGTTGTCTATCCCAAGTTCAGCTTCGCTGGAAGGCGGGAATAATGCGCGACGGCAAATAGTGTAGATCACCGCAGGTACAGCGCAAATTGTTGGGTAAGAGAATCC includes the following:
- a CDS encoding bud site selection protein, which codes for MSRPEEISPPEIFYGDTEAAKYTANTRIKSIQSQMTERALQLLALPEDQSAYVLDIGCGSGLSGELLDEEGHVWVGVDIAPSMLEVALEREVEGDLFLHDIGQGFGFRPGTFDGAISISVIQWLLNADSSSHSPPQRLNRFFTTLHACLRNPSRAVFQFYPSSDDQVTMITTAAQRAGFGGGLVVDYPNSRKARKMYLCLMVGQQEIPKALDGDEMDVDEETMEKRRDEIKNERRRRREARRKTKKGKKDVKAKEWILKKKDLYRTRGKEGVPRDSKYTARKRKTYF
- a CDS encoding serine/threonine/tyrosine-interacting protein gives rise to the protein MNPIATSSSNTSTWMPNGLPKCNGALPPPMNDSTIINGTSEWKYEMRREAQLIIPGLYLGPFQASLNSNKMKQMGITHVLCIRDRKEAKLIFPRFPQEFKYMTLNISDHPDQNLITIFPSCRDFVEEAFSMGGTVLVHCNGGIALSPAIVVGYLMWKFNWTAEHALAHVQNKRYCVSTMSFQNQFKEYEPIYMAQKMVETAAKREAAANKRQVEEVDEEGAGYQRRQRYMQEEPSDMTMD
- a CDS encoding transformer-2 protein encodes the protein MSQPEPSVAPPRDSYDERAASPPPRDYAEDKYSTRPPPAKYDDEFRDDSYSAKGGDTYRNDRPAFEAPRRPAQAPPPVNPNPVLGVFGLSIRTRERDLEDEFMRYGDVEKVVIVYDQRTDRSRGFGFITMRTTEDAARCIEKLNGLSLHGRNIRVDYSATQKPHSSTPGQYMGAKRPIRDDSYGRGRYDDRRGGYGDRRHDDRRDYYGSSSSRYDDRDSSYRQVGFYSATGRPLINLLCFYKFLQKKNRDSYSSRRTGDPYEGRSRRDDYGYDKYDKHDKYADYDYDKRSSRRSRYSASPARSTAAPAPEVPRY